One Nitrosopumilus piranensis genomic region harbors:
- a CDS encoding COG1361 S-layer family protein codes for MNHKPFFLLFAILMVPLFVGNSFAQIQSGGFGDSPFERDFGDVKFLDAYFGTLNQKIEVEAGDSNVPFTVVFANVGTQDITGIKGQLSLPFGFSASDGPGSIIRADSDSNSLAGENFHLTFFVNIDKNVNIQQYPGTVKVDYSRLRESGVRTAFEDFSFKVTGDSVINVKALDPFLTSLRTNNVIIEISNDGTAPLSSVDIVASNTQTERASTTASTTNVENVVILESNWDVGNIDPKSARHLTATVYVPEGLKGDTLRIPLSISYYNAHGDQHVISKIVDFYIKGLIDLTIFNVDVIELSGTQMIIGEIINEGNEDGLFGFVSVEPRGDSNIKSNTQFIDEIEVDAPVPFNIPIEFDGEPKYGEHDITITVRYKDGIRDELFVTKDTTIFVNEPTNNGESGPDSTMIIIPIAIAIGVGIYIMRRRKKSANEASD; via the coding sequence ATGAATCATAAACCATTCTTCTTGTTATTTGCAATTTTGATGGTACCACTTTTTGTAGGAAATTCTTTTGCCCAAATCCAATCTGGTGGCTTTGGAGATTCACCTTTTGAGCGAGATTTTGGTGATGTCAAATTCCTAGATGCATACTTTGGTACACTAAATCAGAAAATAGAAGTTGAGGCTGGAGATAGTAATGTTCCATTTACTGTTGTATTTGCAAATGTTGGAACTCAAGATATTACAGGAATTAAAGGACAATTGTCATTGCCTTTTGGATTTTCTGCATCTGATGGGCCAGGTTCAATAATTAGAGCTGACAGCGATTCAAATTCATTGGCAGGTGAAAACTTTCATCTTACATTCTTTGTAAATATCGATAAGAATGTGAATATTCAACAATATCCTGGAACAGTAAAAGTTGATTATTCAAGATTAAGAGAATCAGGTGTTAGAACGGCATTTGAAGATTTTTCGTTTAAGGTAACTGGTGATAGTGTGATCAATGTGAAAGCATTAGATCCATTCCTTACATCTTTGCGAACAAACAACGTAATAATTGAAATTTCAAATGATGGAACTGCTCCGTTATCTAGTGTTGATATTGTTGCATCAAATACACAAACAGAACGTGCATCGACTACAGCCTCTACTACTAATGTGGAAAATGTTGTGATCTTGGAATCAAATTGGGATGTCGGAAACATTGATCCAAAATCTGCTAGACATCTTACTGCAACAGTGTACGTGCCAGAAGGACTAAAAGGTGATACATTGAGAATCCCTCTGTCTATTTCATATTATAATGCTCATGGTGATCAACATGTAATTTCAAAAATTGTTGATTTTTACATTAAAGGATTGATTGATCTTACTATTTTCAATGTTGATGTAATTGAATTGTCTGGAACACAAATGATTATTGGAGAAATTATTAATGAAGGCAATGAAGATGGCTTGTTTGGTTTTGTATCTGTTGAGCCTCGTGGTGATTCTAACATCAAATCAAACACTCAATTCATAGACGAGATTGAAGTTGATGCACCCGTACCATTTAACATTCCAATTGAATTTGATGGCGAGCCAAAATACGGGGAACATGACATTACAATTACCGTTAGATACAAGGATGGCATTAGAGATGAACTCTTTGTTACTAAAGATACAACAATCTTTGTAAATGAGCCTACAAATAATGGCGAATCAGGTCCAGACTCTACAATGATTATTATTCCTATAGCAATTGCAATTGGTGTGGGAATCTAC
- a CDS encoding winged helix-turn-helix transcriptional regulator, with amino-acid sequence MDNLDMKILSKLLNNCRESDRQIGKELGISGGAVRVRIKKMEEKGVIEKFFIKVEPPILGNGILYFVVSGENIQEILEQVSLVGEPFLVVPCVGGITVCSIVIKEDLEQKIELAKKLMKDIRVLSIFEAENPGFNSNLTKTDLEILGELIKDPRQKSEQLAKKTDLSTKTITRCLEKLHDNDGIQFTLIYDPTKIEEFIPHAVLTWINGDLKETLENLNNNFSESYLQIPFIAKNQIVLFMYSNSIFKMDELTQKVRTIKNVKSTDLFIPKKILFYTNWIQRAIKESKKSPKLHLTYQTN; translated from the coding sequence ATGGACAATTTAGATATGAAAATTTTGAGCAAATTACTTAACAATTGCAGAGAATCGGACAGGCAGATAGGAAAGGAATTAGGAATTTCTGGAGGTGCAGTACGTGTCAGAATAAAAAAGATGGAAGAAAAAGGAGTTATTGAAAAATTCTTTATCAAAGTAGAGCCTCCAATTTTAGGCAATGGTATACTGTATTTTGTAGTATCAGGGGAAAATATTCAAGAAATTTTAGAGCAGGTCAGTCTAGTTGGCGAACCATTTTTGGTAGTTCCATGTGTTGGTGGAATTACAGTATGTAGTATTGTGATTAAAGAAGATTTGGAGCAAAAAATTGAGCTTGCAAAAAAATTAATGAAAGATATTAGAGTTTTATCAATTTTTGAGGCAGAAAATCCAGGATTTAATTCCAATCTAACAAAAACAGATTTAGAAATTTTAGGAGAATTGATAAAAGATCCAAGACAAAAAAGTGAACAACTTGCAAAGAAAACAGATCTGTCAACTAAAACAATAACAAGATGTCTAGAAAAATTACATGACAATGATGGAATTCAATTCACTTTAATTTATGATCCTACAAAGATTGAGGAATTTATTCCCCATGCAGTACTTACTTGGATTAATGGAGATTTGAAAGAAACTTTGGAAAATCTAAATAATAATTTTTCAGAATCATATTTACAAATTCCTTTTATTGCAAAAAATCAAATTGTCTTATTTATGTACAGCAATAGTATTTTTAAAATGGACGAATTAACACAAAAAGTCAGAACCATAAAAAATGTAAAATCTACAGACTTGTTTATTCCAAAAAAGATTTTGTTTTACACAAATTGGATTCAAAGAGCAATTAAAGAGTCTAAAAAATCCCCCAAACTACACCTCACATATCAAACAAATTAA
- a CDS encoding NUDIX hydrolase — translation MKKKKIYEGKILGLSVYDGKIEGRKVKREMIEHRGAAAMLAFDEDKKVILVKQHRFPHGYVLEIPAGTLEKREKPIKCAFRELEEETGYRAKKMTPLITYYPSIGYNSEVIHCFVASGLKKIADLRLDDDEILSVVKIDMKKLLNMIKTGKIQDSKTICAVLTYAAKKKLY, via the coding sequence ATGAAGAAGAAAAAGATCTATGAAGGAAAAATTTTAGGTCTTAGTGTTTATGATGGAAAAATAGAAGGAAGAAAAGTTAAACGAGAAATGATAGAGCATAGAGGAGCTGCAGCTATGCTTGCTTTTGATGAAGACAAGAAAGTTATTCTTGTAAAGCAACATAGATTCCCACATGGATATGTTCTAGAGATTCCTGCAGGAACATTGGAAAAAAGAGAAAAACCCATCAAATGTGCATTCAGAGAATTAGAAGAAGAGACAGGATATAGAGCAAAGAAGATGACGCCTCTAATCACATACTATCCATCAATTGGGTACAATTCAGAGGTAATTCACTGCTTTGTAGCCTCAGGATTGAAGAAAATTGCTGATTTGAGACTTGATGATGATGAGATTCTATCAGTAGTAAAAATAGATATGAAAAAATTACTCAATATGATAAAAACTGGAAAGATTCAGGACTCAAAAACAATATGTGCAGTTTTGACATATGCTGCAAAAAAGAAACTATACTAA
- a CDS encoding ABC transporter permease: protein MLFNKKGSLIGAVLAVTIGILVIHVNFVIFQGLFDAIVRDISDYRNGDVLVTDEADYIDKSDLSIVNWFERIPYVEAATPRLSSTAEMNMTKNGKLIEETRIPIVGIDPFRDVRASTVHETISEGNYVFSRNSIVLGSNVARDLGGAQVGDSVKVLVVDRWGEDQIRRFTVSGIAKSPGGQGFDYTAVVHIDTLRDMMNRQGDTGSFMVKLNDPTKAFEVKEFFLRSFPNDDFRAETIEESAEEQLAGFRSGIAMINMIGYFGMMSSAFAIVTIQMMLVNGKTREIGVMRSIGAKRKDILVIFIFQGMIIGAIGACVGTAAGLGYTFYADVTKMSFNNSLPLEVSYNWEKIIQTALTSFILAIIASLYPSYRATKLLPVEAMRTV from the coding sequence ATGTTGTTTAACAAAAAGGGGAGTTTGATTGGTGCTGTTTTAGCTGTTACAATTGGAATTTTAGTAATTCATGTAAATTTTGTAATTTTTCAGGGATTGTTTGATGCAATTGTTAGAGACATTAGCGATTACAGAAATGGTGATGTACTTGTAACTGATGAAGCAGACTATATCGATAAATCAGATTTGTCTATTGTAAATTGGTTTGAAAGAATTCCATATGTTGAAGCAGCGACACCGCGGCTTTCATCAACTGCCGAAATGAATATGACAAAAAATGGAAAATTAATTGAAGAAACACGAATCCCCATAGTTGGAATTGATCCATTTAGAGATGTTAGAGCGTCAACTGTACATGAAACTATTTCAGAAGGAAACTATGTTTTTTCAAGAAACTCTATTGTGTTAGGTTCTAATGTTGCAAGAGATCTTGGTGGAGCTCAAGTTGGTGACAGTGTTAAAGTTCTGGTAGTTGATAGATGGGGTGAAGATCAAATTCGAAGATTTACCGTTTCAGGAATTGCAAAGTCACCTGGTGGTCAGGGCTTTGATTATACTGCAGTTGTTCATATTGATACTTTACGTGATATGATGAATCGACAAGGTGATACAGGTTCTTTTATGGTAAAACTAAATGATCCTACAAAAGCATTTGAAGTAAAAGAATTTTTCCTGCGTTCATTTCCTAATGATGATTTTAGAGCTGAAACAATAGAGGAATCAGCTGAAGAACAACTTGCTGGATTCAGATCTGGTATTGCAATGATCAACATGATTGGTTATTTTGGGATGATGTCTTCGGCTTTTGCGATTGTAACAATTCAGATGATGCTAGTAAATGGAAAAACTCGTGAGATTGGTGTAATGAGATCTATTGGAGCTAAAAGAAAAGATATTCTAGTCATCTTTATTTTCCAAGGAATGATTATTGGAGCAATTGGTGCTTGTGTAGGAACTGCTGCAGGATTGGGCTATACATTTTATGCTGATGTTACAAAGATGTCATTTAACAATAGTTTGCCACTTGAAGTTAGCTACAACTGGGAAAAGATTATTCAAACAGCCTTGACTTCGTTTATTTTGGCAATTATTGCGTCACTCTATCCGTCGTATAGGGCAACTAAGCTATTACCTGTGGAGGCGATGAGAACTGTCTAA
- a CDS encoding ABC transporter ATP-binding protein, whose amino-acid sequence MTKIYGEGENKVKALDNATLSVQQGEIVLIVGSSGSGKSTLLNMIGLLDRPTTGKILIDGVDTTTLNDDKISSFRNKKLGFIFQFSNLLSDLTVLENVLLPRQIGGTNVTAEKDAKDLLKAVGLEDQIYKRANKISGGQAQRAAIARGLINKPSIVLADEPTGNLDSVTSDTIVQLMKSMAKKLNQTFVIVTHDRQHFGDVDKVITIKDGKAFEGDMPSEMEVLV is encoded by the coding sequence TTGACAAAAATCTACGGAGAAGGTGAAAATAAAGTCAAGGCACTTGATAATGCAACTCTTTCAGTTCAACAAGGTGAAATTGTTTTAATTGTTGGAAGTTCTGGTTCGGGAAAATCTACATTGCTTAACATGATTGGTTTACTTGATCGTCCTACAACTGGAAAGATCCTAATTGATGGAGTCGATACTACTACTCTTAATGATGATAAGATTTCTTCATTTAGAAATAAAAAATTAGGATTTATCTTTCAATTCTCAAATTTGCTTTCTGATCTAACCGTTTTGGAAAATGTATTGCTTCCAAGACAAATTGGAGGAACAAATGTTACTGCTGAAAAAGATGCAAAAGATCTACTAAAAGCAGTTGGCCTTGAGGATCAGATCTATAAACGAGCAAACAAAATTTCAGGCGGTCAAGCTCAAAGAGCAGCTATTGCACGAGGATTAATCAATAAACCCTCAATTGTTTTGGCAGATGAGCCAACAGGAAACTTGGACTCTGTTACATCTGACACAATAGTACAATTGATGAAATCTATGGCAAAAAAACTTAATCAAACATTTGTGATTGTAACACACGATCGTCAACACTTTGGTGATGTAGACAAAGTCATTACAATAAAAGATGGTAAGGCCTTTGAAGGCGATATGCCATCTGAAATGGAGGTTTTAGTATAA